A single region of the Synergistales bacterium genome encodes:
- a CDS encoding methyl-accepting chemotaxis protein: MTDERTVRIKGEDALLGNLRIGTRMAAGFVFLLLLFVAVGGLIWLNLGDVQTKTEDLAGPRFREINIAHGIERSALDAVSNFRGFVFSEEERYGEAGEEALERTRGYLGDAAELARATAGMERLEKGRKQARHALERFGSIAAEAQKAVSSIQRYRNRADQASTTFTKSMNSFIENEYAELRNEVEFEMGAEAILARTERIREAHRIVEGVGAIEKALYRAQTLRDTGIVDRAMEELPKIRSTLEELEGDTYVRASKKELGAVLEALSSYEQAVGDLVESWNRVAALYTDLEEAAGEVIAVAGDVNRSAVTQVNALADGMVSQLKGTVRTVLVAVALSVLASMAVCTLVHRSMARPLRSVVEMARRGGEGDLTVSRGAFGLDTRDEVGEIAGALEKMVSSQREIVRSIVEETKGTAERVVALSEVAERSRNAMQQVTGAVEDVASRSESNSAALEETNAGIEEVSGSAQSAADSSAEGAESSKKTRETATDATERVEAVMNDVLDVNRSSERNLAGIRSLSESVEQISTFVNTINNIADQTNLLALNAAIEAARAGEAGRGFAVVAEEVRKLAEESGKAAGEISSLIETLEGQAAESIDSTRETKGVLERTLKRAGEARGKLHLAVQEIENVDNVVQNLAAVSEEQAASSREMAEAVDQVTQGTTEVVQRVEEIRSSSQSTLRDSEAVVTESERVSESARRIRELLARFRIDGAVDADEGLALPEQRAQLPSHEEGGANISEEE; the protein is encoded by the coding sequence ATGACCGATGAACGAACAGTACGGATAAAGGGGGAAGACGCTTTGCTTGGCAATCTGCGTATCGGTACACGGATGGCGGCGGGATTTGTCTTTCTGCTGCTTCTTTTTGTCGCTGTCGGCGGTTTGATATGGCTCAACCTGGGGGATGTCCAGACCAAAACGGAGGATCTGGCGGGACCGAGATTCCGGGAGATCAACATCGCCCACGGGATCGAACGTTCGGCCCTCGATGCCGTTTCGAATTTCCGGGGCTTCGTCTTCAGCGAAGAAGAGCGCTACGGCGAGGCCGGCGAAGAGGCGCTGGAACGAACCAGAGGCTATCTCGGGGATGCGGCGGAGCTGGCCCGGGCGACGGCGGGAATGGAGCGATTGGAGAAGGGCCGGAAACAGGCCCGCCATGCCCTGGAGCGTTTCGGTTCCATCGCTGCCGAGGCGCAGAAGGCCGTTTCGTCGATCCAGCGCTACCGCAATCGTGCCGATCAGGCGTCAACCACCTTTACGAAGAGCATGAACTCCTTCATCGAGAACGAGTATGCCGAACTCCGGAACGAGGTGGAGTTCGAGATGGGTGCCGAGGCGATCCTGGCCCGGACGGAACGTATCAGGGAGGCCCATCGGATTGTCGAAGGAGTGGGGGCCATCGAAAAGGCGCTGTACCGGGCGCAGACACTCCGGGATACGGGGATCGTTGACAGGGCCATGGAAGAACTCCCGAAGATCCGGAGTACCCTGGAAGAGCTGGAAGGGGACACCTACGTCCGGGCGAGCAAGAAGGAGCTTGGAGCGGTCCTGGAGGCGCTGTCGTCCTATGAACAGGCTGTAGGGGATCTTGTGGAGAGCTGGAACCGTGTGGCCGCCCTCTATACTGATCTGGAGGAGGCTGCGGGAGAGGTGATCGCCGTGGCCGGCGACGTAAACAGAAGTGCGGTGACCCAGGTCAATGCGCTGGCCGACGGTATGGTGTCCCAGCTCAAGGGAACGGTGCGTACGGTGTTGGTCGCCGTAGCGCTCTCGGTGCTCGCCAGCATGGCGGTCTGCACGTTGGTCCACAGAAGCATGGCCAGGCCCCTCCGTTCGGTAGTGGAGATGGCCCGACGGGGAGGCGAGGGCGACCTCACCGTTTCCAGAGGAGCCTTTGGTCTGGACACCAGGGACGAGGTCGGGGAGATCGCCGGAGCACTGGAGAAGATGGTTTCCTCCCAGCGTGAGATTGTACGCTCCATCGTAGAGGAAACGAAGGGCACCGCGGAGCGTGTGGTCGCGCTCTCCGAGGTGGCCGAGCGCTCCCGCAACGCCATGCAGCAGGTGACCGGCGCCGTCGAGGATGTGGCCTCCCGTTCGGAGTCCAACTCCGCCGCCCTGGAGGAGACCAACGCCGGGATCGAGGAGGTCTCCGGCAGTGCCCAGTCGGCGGCGGATTCCTCGGCGGAAGGAGCGGAATCCTCCAAAAAGACCAGGGAGACCGCTACCGACGCGACGGAGCGTGTCGAGGCGGTGATGAACGATGTCCTCGATGTCAACAGATCCTCCGAGAGGAACCTCGCGGGGATCCGCTCCCTTTCGGAGTCGGTGGAACAGATCTCCACGTTTGTCAACACCATCAACAACATAGCGGACCAGACGAACCTGCTGGCCCTCAACGCGGCCATCGAAGCGGCCAGGGCCGGGGAGGCCGGGCGCGGGTTCGCCGTAGTGGCCGAAGAGGTGCGGAAGCTTGCCGAGGAGTCCGGCAAGGCCGCCGGGGAGATCAGTTCGCTGATCGAGACCCTGGAGGGCCAGGCTGCGGAATCCATCGACAGTACCCGCGAGACCAAGGGTGTCCTCGAAAGGACACTGAAGCGGGCCGGAGAGGCGCGGGGCAAGCTCCACCTTGCTGTGCAGGAGATCGAAAACGTTGATAACGTTGTCCAGAATCTGGCCGCCGTGTCGGAGGAGCAGGCTGCCTCCAGTCGGGAGATGGCCGAAGCGGTCGACCAGGTCACACAGGGGACCACCGAGGTGGTGCAGCGGGTGGAGGAGATCCGGAGCTCCTCGCAGTCGACCCTCCGTGATTCCGAAGCGGTGGTTACCGAATCGGAACGTGTCTCCGAGAGCGCACGACGGATCCGGGAGCTGCTGGCACGGTTCAGGATCGACGGGGCGGTGGATGCCGATGAGGGGCTTGCGCTTCCCGAACAGAGGGCACAGCTGCCTTCGCACGAAGAGGGCGGTGCCAATATATCTGAAGAGGAGTGA
- a CDS encoding BCCT family transporter: MQSRSGGLNAVFVIAPVITVGVVLWGLFSPETFSGAANGTFNFLIANMGWSYMLSMSIFVVFLLFMGLGPFGKVKLGPPDSTPEFSNVSWFAMLFSAGMGIGLVFYGIGEPMYHFMSPPVGPGETPEAAMQAMQISFLHWGIHPWASYGVIALSLAFFQFRKNAPGLISSVFLPILGEKGVRGPIGKTIDVLAIFATVAGIATSLGLGTLQIGSGLEYLFSIPNSIMTQLMIIVVIGLIYTGSAVTGIEKGIKFISTMNLYIALFLLGAFFLIGPTVKSLMMLLTSMGYYFNTVIQESLKMTPFGGALAEWQGAWTLFYWAWWIAWAPFVGTFIARISRGRTVREFVFGVLLVPCLGSFCWFAVFGTSAMNLELAGIAEVGQVIVNDISTGLFEVFQYYPLGMLLSLAALVLISTFFITSANSATFVLSMYSSQGNLNPPKGYMAIWGTLQAALAFTLLLTGGLKALQIASIAAAFPFEIVMLFACYSLYRGLQAETMRVEPATESPTI; this comes from the coding sequence ATGCAGTCGCGTTCAGGCGGCTTGAATGCCGTATTCGTTATTGCGCCTGTGATCACAGTCGGCGTCGTGCTCTGGGGGCTCTTTTCCCCCGAGACCTTCAGCGGGGCGGCCAACGGAACCTTCAATTTCCTGATCGCCAACATGGGCTGGAGCTACATGCTCTCCATGTCCATCTTTGTTGTCTTTCTGCTGTTTATGGGGCTGGGCCCCTTCGGGAAGGTCAAGCTCGGTCCGCCGGATTCCACGCCGGAGTTCTCCAACGTGTCCTGGTTCGCCATGCTCTTCAGCGCCGGGATGGGTATCGGCCTGGTCTTCTACGGGATCGGCGAGCCCATGTACCACTTCATGAGCCCCCCTGTGGGGCCGGGGGAGACCCCTGAGGCCGCCATGCAGGCGATGCAGATCTCCTTCCTCCACTGGGGGATCCACCCCTGGGCAAGCTACGGCGTCATCGCCCTGTCTCTGGCTTTCTTCCAGTTCCGCAAGAATGCGCCTGGGCTGATCAGCAGCGTTTTCCTGCCCATCCTGGGGGAGAAGGGTGTGCGCGGCCCCATCGGCAAGACCATCGATGTGCTCGCCATCTTCGCCACCGTTGCCGGGATCGCCACCTCCCTGGGTCTGGGGACGCTCCAGATCGGCAGCGGCCTGGAGTATCTCTTCAGTATCCCCAACTCCATCATGACGCAGCTGATGATCATCGTGGTCATCGGGCTGATCTACACCGGCTCGGCGGTGACAGGTATCGAAAAGGGCATCAAGTTCATCTCCACTATGAACCTCTACATCGCCCTCTTCCTCCTGGGTGCCTTCTTCCTGATCGGGCCCACCGTCAAATCGCTGATGATGCTGCTGACTTCCATGGGCTACTACTTCAACACCGTCATCCAGGAGAGCCTCAAGATGACCCCCTTCGGCGGCGCACTGGCGGAGTGGCAGGGCGCCTGGACGCTCTTCTACTGGGCCTGGTGGATCGCCTGGGCGCCCTTCGTGGGGACCTTCATCGCCCGGATCTCCCGGGGCCGCACGGTGCGGGAGTTCGTGTTCGGCGTGCTGCTGGTGCCCTGTCTGGGCAGCTTCTGCTGGTTCGCCGTCTTCGGGACTTCTGCAATGAATCTGGAGCTGGCCGGGATCGCCGAGGTGGGCCAGGTGATAGTCAACGACATCTCCACCGGGCTCTTCGAGGTCTTCCAGTACTATCCGCTGGGCATGCTGCTTTCCCTGGCCGCCCTGGTGCTGATCTCCACCTTCTTCATCACCTCAGCCAACTCGGCGACCTTCGTGCTCTCCATGTACTCCAGCCAGGGGAACCTCAACCCGCCAAAGGGATACATGGCCATCTGGGGGACACTGCAGGCGGCCCTGGCCTTCACCCTGCTGCTGACCGGGGGCCTCAAGGCGCTGCAGATCGCTTCCATCGCGGCGGCCTTCCCCTTCGAGATCGTCATGCTCTTTGCCTGCTATTCCCTCTACCGCGGTCTGCAGGCCGAGACCATGCGTGTCGAACCGGCCACCGAGTCGCCCACGATCTGA
- a CDS encoding GntR family transcriptional regulator — protein MTDETLVEQAYTLLRRAILQRTFRPGMKLSTLSLSREMGISRTPVRLALQSLASEGLVEMRSNQTPQVANPSARTVQEIFYMRCLLEPEAAALACGSSRREELAEELRQGAEAERRAFSKRLLDDYLEANERFHSTIAGMCGNETLATTIRPFLARSTVILSLFDPFYEFSEDEEQRIIRENRALVAAIGRGDGQWARETMRNHIETTYRNLPVHAIEEATRTVARLK, from the coding sequence ATGACAGACGAGACACTGGTGGAACAGGCCTACACGCTCCTCAGGAGGGCGATCCTGCAACGGACCTTCCGGCCGGGGATGAAGCTCTCGACCCTTTCGCTCTCCAGGGAGATGGGCATCAGCCGGACGCCGGTGCGCCTTGCGCTCCAGAGCCTCGCCTCGGAGGGACTGGTGGAGATGCGCTCCAACCAGACACCCCAGGTGGCCAATCCCTCCGCCCGGACGGTGCAGGAGATCTTTTACATGCGCTGTCTTCTGGAACCCGAAGCGGCGGCGCTGGCCTGCGGCTCATCCAGGCGGGAGGAGCTGGCGGAGGAGCTGCGGCAAGGCGCTGAAGCGGAACGCCGGGCCTTCAGCAAACGTCTGCTCGACGACTACCTGGAGGCCAACGAACGTTTCCACAGCACCATCGCCGGGATGTGCGGCAACGAAACCCTGGCGACGACGATCAGGCCCTTTCTCGCCCGCTCCACGGTGATCCTCTCGCTCTTCGACCCCTTCTACGAGTTTTCCGAGGACGAGGAACAGCGGATCATCCGTGAAAACAGAGCTCTCGTCGCCGCCATCGGCCGCGGTGACGGCCAGTGGGCCCGGGAGACCATGCGGAACCACATCGAGACCACCTACCGCAATCTCCCCGTCCACGCCATCGAGGAGGCGACACGGACAGTGGCGCGACTGAAGTAG
- a CDS encoding glycine/betaine/sarcosine/D-proline family reductase selenoprotein B, which yields MKKVIHYINQFFGQVGGEEKADMAPELREGTVGPAQLLDSMLADAEVTHTIIGGDNHMTADPEGAVKDVLAMLDGIEFDLFVAGPSFLAGRYANACGQVGKAVSERFGVPVVTAMNEENPGVEMFVKDMYIFPAGRKATSMKKDLTRMTAFINRIVAGEELRPAAEEGYFPRGIRHQYFLDEPVQAADRVVDMLLRKLNGEPVRTELPIPKTERIPIAEAVSDLSKARVALVTSGGIVPSDNPDHIQSASATKWGKYDISELDVLPAGEYKTIHAGFDPAAANANPNRILPLDAVKTYLKEGKFGSLHPFFYSTVGTGTSQGEAARMGREIAAELHEAEIDAVLLVATUGTCTRCGATMAKEIERTGIPVTVLCNLVDIALSVGSNRIVQTVSVPYPLGLPDASEEAEWKLRLHRVGVAFDALTTPVEEQTQFPVKV from the coding sequence ATGAAAAAGGTGATCCATTACATCAACCAGTTCTTCGGCCAGGTCGGCGGTGAAGAGAAGGCCGACATGGCGCCGGAGCTCCGGGAGGGAACCGTCGGGCCCGCCCAGCTGTTGGACAGCATGCTGGCGGATGCCGAGGTGACCCACACCATCATCGGCGGCGACAACCACATGACCGCCGACCCGGAAGGCGCCGTCAAGGATGTCCTCGCTATGCTGGACGGGATCGAGTTCGACCTCTTCGTGGCCGGTCCGTCCTTCCTGGCGGGCCGTTACGCCAACGCCTGCGGCCAGGTCGGCAAGGCCGTCTCGGAACGCTTCGGCGTCCCCGTGGTGACGGCGATGAACGAGGAGAACCCCGGTGTGGAGATGTTCGTGAAGGACATGTACATCTTCCCCGCCGGCAGGAAGGCCACCTCCATGAAAAAGGATCTCACCAGGATGACGGCCTTCATCAACAGGATCGTCGCCGGCGAGGAACTCCGTCCGGCAGCAGAAGAAGGATACTTCCCCCGGGGGATCCGGCACCAGTACTTCCTGGACGAACCCGTCCAGGCCGCGGACCGCGTGGTGGACATGCTGCTCCGGAAGCTGAATGGAGAGCCCGTGCGCACAGAGCTGCCCATCCCCAAGACCGAGCGGATCCCCATCGCCGAAGCGGTCTCCGATCTCTCGAAGGCCAGGGTGGCCCTGGTGACCTCCGGCGGCATCGTTCCCAGCGACAACCCGGACCATATCCAGTCCGCCTCGGCCACCAAGTGGGGCAAGTACGACATCTCCGAGCTGGACGTCCTTCCGGCGGGCGAATACAAGACCATCCACGCCGGTTTCGACCCCGCTGCGGCCAACGCCAACCCCAACCGGATTCTGCCGCTGGATGCGGTGAAGACCTACCTGAAGGAAGGCAAATTCGGGTCGCTGCATCCCTTCTTCTACTCCACTGTCGGGACCGGGACCTCCCAGGGCGAGGCGGCCCGCATGGGACGCGAGATCGCCGCGGAGCTGCATGAGGCCGAGATCGACGCCGTTCTGCTTGTCGCCACCTGAGGAACCTGTACTCGTTGCGGTGCAACGATGGCAAAAGAGATCGAGCGTACGGGGATCCCCGTGACCGTCCTCTGCAACCTGGTGGACATCGCCCTCAGTGTGGGCTCCAACCGCATTGTCCAGACTGTTTCCGTGCCGTACCCGCTGGGGCTCCCCGACGCGTCGGAGGAGGCCGAGTGGAAGCTCCGCCTGCATCGGGTGGGAGTGGCCTTCGACGCCCTGACCACCCCGGTGGAGGAACAGACCCAGTTCCCCGTGAAGGTCTAG
- a CDS encoding nitroreductase family protein, whose protein sequence is MEDFLALCRKRRSVRRYRGDPVPEDVLERCLEAARLAPSACNRQPWRFHVVRTPQTVSRLGGAIFGGPYRMNRFAQKAPVLIVAERIREAAAPAFAGLVARTQFSLMDVAIAAEQLILQAAEEGLGSCWLGWFSRRQTRKVLGLPVTASLEAVISLGYPVQEEKTPATARKETNEIARFY, encoded by the coding sequence ATGGAGGATTTTCTCGCACTCTGCCGAAAGCGGCGGAGCGTTCGGCGGTACCGCGGCGATCCGGTTCCCGAAGACGTACTGGAGCGCTGCCTGGAGGCAGCCAGGCTGGCGCCGTCGGCATGCAACAGACAGCCCTGGCGTTTCCACGTGGTGCGGACGCCGCAAACCGTATCGCGGCTTGGAGGGGCCATCTTCGGCGGCCCCTACCGGATGAATCGCTTTGCGCAGAAGGCTCCGGTGCTGATTGTGGCGGAACGGATACGGGAGGCGGCCGCGCCCGCCTTTGCGGGGCTTGTGGCCCGCACCCAGTTTAGTCTCATGGACGTGGCCATCGCCGCGGAACAGCTGATCCTGCAGGCCGCAGAGGAAGGGCTGGGCAGCTGCTGGCTGGGGTGGTTCTCGCGGCGGCAGACCAGGAAGGTGCTGGGGCTCCCCGTCACCGCCAGTCTGGAAGCCGTCATCAGCCTCGGGTACCCCGTTCAGGAAGAGAAAACCCCGGCTACGGCGAGGAAGGAGACGAACGAGATCGCCCGGTTCTACTGA
- a CDS encoding glycine/sarcosine/betaine reductase component B subunit, which yields MRLELGSFHVKEIAFGDATRYEKGTLTINKQEALEVVYEDEHITDADIRVVAPGDAVRLVPVKEVIEPRCKVDGGVMFPGYNNDLEPVGSGRTHALKDCCVTVVGKHWGGFQDGLIDMSGPGAKYTYPYSQLKNIVLVGDTDEEDERYEQQKKNIALRAAGHKLAEYIGTAVAEAEPEEMEVFDLEPVAGREERLKELPSVVYVVQLQTQMEELGYNSLVYGWDGNRMLPTFMHPNEIFDGAVISGSFMPVSSKMSTYDHQNNPTIKRLMKEHGETLNFLGVIVSNLNVSMEQKRRSAIMLRRMAEHLGAEGAIVAEEGYGNPDVDFIQAIVELERAGIKTAGITNECTGRDGQSQPLVSLHESADAIVSTGNVSQLIELPPMDTVIGELESLARDGLSGGWEGCVREDGSLVMENNAMFCGDEIAGFSVKTCVEY from the coding sequence ATGCGACTCGAACTCGGTTCGTTCCACGTGAAAGAGATTGCCTTTGGTGACGCCACACGCTACGAGAAGGGCACGCTGACCATCAACAAGCAGGAGGCCCTGGAGGTCGTCTACGAGGACGAGCATATCACCGATGCCGACATCCGGGTCGTCGCCCCCGGCGACGCGGTCCGGCTCGTTCCCGTCAAGGAGGTCATCGAGCCCCGCTGCAAGGTGGACGGCGGCGTGATGTTCCCCGGGTACAACAACGATCTCGAGCCGGTCGGATCGGGCCGGACCCACGCGCTGAAAGACTGCTGTGTCACCGTTGTCGGGAAGCACTGGGGCGGCTTCCAGGACGGTCTGATCGACATGAGCGGCCCCGGCGCCAAGTACACCTACCCCTACTCGCAGCTCAAAAACATCGTCCTGGTCGGCGACACCGACGAGGAGGACGAGCGCTACGAGCAGCAGAAGAAGAATATCGCCCTCCGCGCCGCCGGACACAAGCTCGCCGAGTACATCGGCACGGCTGTCGCCGAGGCTGAGCCGGAGGAGATGGAGGTCTTCGACCTCGAGCCTGTGGCCGGCCGGGAGGAGCGCCTGAAGGAGCTGCCCTCGGTGGTCTATGTGGTTCAGCTCCAGACCCAGATGGAGGAGCTCGGCTACAACTCGCTGGTCTACGGCTGGGACGGCAACCGGATGCTTCCCACCTTCATGCACCCCAATGAAATCTTCGACGGCGCCGTCATCTCGGGGAGCTTCATGCCTGTTTCCTCCAAGATGTCCACCTACGACCACCAGAACAACCCCACCATCAAGCGGCTCATGAAGGAGCACGGCGAAACCCTCAACTTCCTGGGCGTCATCGTCTCCAACCTCAATGTCTCCATGGAGCAGAAGCGCCGTTCGGCGATCATGCTCCGCCGGATGGCCGAGCATCTCGGGGCGGAAGGCGCCATCGTGGCCGAAGAGGGCTACGGCAACCCCGATGTGGACTTCATTCAGGCCATCGTCGAGCTGGAGAGGGCGGGCATCAAGACCGCAGGCATCACCAACGAGTGCACCGGCCGGGACGGACAGTCCCAGCCGCTGGTCTCCCTCCACGAATCGGCGGACGCCATCGTCTCCACCGGCAACGTCTCCCAGCTGATCGAGCTGCCCCCTATGGACACCGTCATCGGTGAGCTGGAGTCCCTGGCCAGGGACGGCCTCTCCGGAGGATGGGAAGGCTGCGTCCGCGAAGACGGCTCGCTGGTCATGGAGAACAACGCCATGTTCTGCGGTGATGAGATCGCCGGGTTCTCCGTGAAGACCTGTGTGGAGTACTAG
- a CDS encoding glycine/sarcosine/betaine reductase complex selenoprotein A — protein sequence MGKLAGKRLLLLGERDGVAGPVMETCLKDTGAEIVFSATECFVUTAAGAMDLQNQQRIKDAVEQHGAENVVVVLGSSDAEGAEIYAETVTAGDPTFAGPLAGVPLGLATYHVVEPEIKEEVDPSLWEDQVGMMEMVLDVDALTASVRSMREESGSYSL from the coding sequence GTGGGAAAGCTCGCAGGAAAGAGGTTGCTGTTGCTCGGCGAGCGTGACGGTGTGGCCGGCCCCGTGATGGAAACCTGCCTCAAGGACACCGGAGCGGAGATCGTCTTCTCCGCCACCGAGTGTTTCGTCTGAACGGCGGCGGGCGCCATGGACCTGCAGAACCAGCAGCGCATCAAGGATGCGGTGGAGCAGCACGGTGCGGAGAACGTTGTGGTCGTTCTCGGAAGCTCCGACGCCGAAGGCGCGGAGATCTATGCCGAGACGGTGACCGCAGGAGATCCCACCTTTGCAGGTCCCTTGGCGGGAGTCCCGTTGGGACTCGCCACGTACCACGTTGTGGAACCGGAGATCAAGGAAGAGGTCGATCCCTCCCTCTGGGAAGACCAGGTAGGCATGATGGAAATGGTGTTGGATGTGGACGCCCTCACCGCGTCGGTCAGGTCGATGCGCGAAGAGAGCGGCTCCTACAGCCTGTAA
- a CDS encoding sulfotransferase family protein, with translation MLISARHNFLFVHIAKTGGTSVRRALVPSIWKDRFWLLQRISSRLSRWSGHRIGAKLPRHAKAVAAQEMLPDDFFRKLFKFAFVRNPWDLQVSSYLHVRRERPEIVAHLDSFEAFLEWKFLRERPSHYILDASTEPQRRSLVDLQGQVIVDYVGRYERLEEDFHEVCRRIGLPAIALPHKRKAPNRSGYRAYYNDRTYRIVARHYLEDIDGFQYSF, from the coding sequence ATGCTTATATCGGCACGACACAACTTTCTTTTCGTCCACATCGCCAAAACAGGCGGCACGAGCGTGAGAAGAGCACTGGTCCCTTCCATCTGGAAGGACCGGTTCTGGCTTCTCCAGCGGATCAGCAGCCGCCTCAGCCGCTGGTCGGGCCATCGCATCGGGGCGAAGCTCCCCCGCCACGCCAAGGCCGTCGCCGCCCAGGAGATGCTCCCCGACGATTTCTTCCGAAAATTGTTCAAGTTCGCCTTTGTCCGGAATCCCTGGGATCTGCAGGTGAGCTCCTATCTTCACGTCCGGCGCGAACGACCGGAAATTGTGGCGCATCTGGACAGTTTCGAGGCCTTTCTGGAATGGAAGTTCCTCCGGGAACGGCCCAGCCACTACATACTGGACGCCTCCACGGAACCGCAGCGGCGCTCGCTTGTGGACCTGCAGGGGCAGGTCATCGTCGACTACGTGGGACGCTACGAACGGCTGGAGGAGGACTTCCACGAGGTCTGTCGCCGCATCGGCCTGCCGGCGATCGCTCTGCCCCACAAACGCAAGGCTCCGAATCGGAGTGGGTACCGCGCATACTACAACGACCGGACCTACAGGATCGTTGCGCGGCACTACCTCGAGGATATCGACGGTTTCCAGTACAGCTTCTGA
- a CDS encoding SCP2 sterol-binding domain-containing protein has protein sequence MMTILPQGRDCLERRDIAKERDCEGGIGMRNELERMAERFHPRAAGNLQAEIEFVAVGEQEGYYVLSISDGQCSVWEGRAQHPKLRVKASPEVLRRLTDDGEDGERLVREGRIRATGELALLRRFREFFPLEREERPPRYPGGPVKVRGDLWFWFALFPWVLLWFSLERDAPTLHAGLWFAAVAGMVFFFYRWLYIEVTLLDWSTLIVPLAMVGGYLADPAFTERFGLPLGFAALAVCLLLSLRSSTPLTSRYTQWNYTFQERSKTAFTRSNALATLLWGLAFLLVGAGLLAVVVLFPGLAWIRPLLSVLFVPPVAVTLFLPSIARTL, from the coding sequence ATGATGACGATATTGCCACAGGGGCGTGATTGCCTGGAGCGGCGGGACATCGCAAAGGAGAGAGACTGCGAGGGAGGGATCGGAATGCGGAACGAACTGGAGCGGATGGCGGAGCGCTTCCATCCCCGGGCGGCGGGGAACCTCCAGGCGGAGATCGAGTTTGTTGCTGTTGGAGAGCAGGAGGGGTACTACGTGCTGTCCATCTCCGACGGACAGTGTTCGGTGTGGGAGGGAAGGGCTCAGCATCCAAAGCTCCGCGTCAAGGCCTCCCCGGAGGTCCTCCGCCGCCTGACGGATGACGGCGAGGACGGGGAACGTCTGGTGCGGGAAGGCCGGATCAGGGCGACGGGAGAGCTCGCCCTGCTGCGTCGGTTTAGGGAATTCTTCCCTCTGGAGCGGGAGGAACGTCCCCCACGCTACCCCGGTGGGCCGGTGAAGGTCAGGGGCGATCTCTGGTTCTGGTTCGCTCTGTTTCCCTGGGTTCTGCTCTGGTTCTCCCTGGAACGGGACGCGCCGACACTGCACGCCGGGCTCTGGTTCGCCGCTGTTGCAGGGATGGTGTTCTTTTTCTACCGGTGGCTCTATATCGAGGTCACCCTTCTCGACTGGAGTACCCTGATCGTTCCGCTTGCCATGGTTGGAGGGTACCTCGCCGATCCGGCGTTTACGGAACGCTTCGGCCTTCCCCTCGGTTTCGCCGCGCTTGCGGTGTGCCTGCTGCTCTCCCTGCGTTCCTCTACCCCCTTGACCAGTCGGTACACCCAGTGGAACTACACGTTTCAGGAGCGCAGCAAGACCGCCTTTACCAGGTCCAACGCCCTGGCCACCCTGTTGTGGGGCCTGGCCTTCCTGCTTGTGGGCGCGGGCCTCCTGGCCGTGGTGGTGCTGTTCCCCGGTCTTGCCTGGATCCGCCCCCTGTTGTCGGTCCTGTTCGTCCCCCCTGTCGCCGTCACCCTCTTTTTGCCCTCCATCGCCCGCACCCTGTAG
- a CDS encoding transporter substrate-binding domain-containing protein: MRKLVLMVAMVFVATVALGAAAQGATLQEIQERGTIRVAWDEATNKPFFFMEDGIPKGLDADMAEAVAEKLGVELEGKPMPWSDITEAWSEGFDWEPFDIAIAAITVTPERAEICAFSDWYFMTGQMALVKRGGPIATADDLEGKRIAVQEDTTGHSLAREMTDDIVTFQTVKELAGAVASGEAQAAIYDGTGILWLARENESLKALEDRLTRERYAVAMPQGNDALMEAVNEAVREHRKELYEKWFK; this comes from the coding sequence ATGCGGAAGCTGGTACTGATGGTTGCGATGGTTTTTGTCGCGACGGTTGCCCTGGGTGCTGCGGCACAGGGTGCGACGCTGCAGGAGATCCAGGAGCGCGGGACGATTCGCGTCGCCTGGGACGAGGCGACGAACAAACCGTTCTTCTTCATGGAGGACGGCATCCCCAAAGGGCTCGATGCGGACATGGCCGAGGCCGTTGCCGAGAAGCTCGGTGTGGAGCTGGAAGGGAAGCCGATGCCCTGGAGCGACATCACCGAAGCCTGGTCGGAAGGCTTCGACTGGGAGCCCTTCGACATCGCTATCGCCGCCATCACGGTGACCCCGGAGCGTGCGGAGATCTGCGCCTTCTCTGACTGGTACTTCATGACCGGTCAGATGGCCCTGGTCAAGCGTGGCGGTCCGATCGCCACCGCGGACGATCTGGAGGGCAAGCGTATCGCCGTACAGGAGGACACCACCGGCCACAGCCTGGCCAGGGAGATGACCGACGACATCGTGACCTTCCAGACCGTCAAGGAGCTGGCCGGGGCGGTGGCCTCCGGCGAAGCCCAGGCCGCCATCTACGACGGCACCGGCATCCTCTGGCTCGCCAGGGAGAATGAGAGCCTCAAGGCCCTGGAGGATCGGCTGACCCGTGAACGCTATGCCGTCGCCATGCCCCAGGGGAACGACGCCCTCATGGAAGCGGTGAACGAGGCGGTCCGGGAGCACCGGAAGGAACTCTACGAAAAGTGGTTTAAGTAG